The genomic region TTTAGAACAGGAAATCAGCAAAAAGGATAAAGAGAAATTGTTGCTGCTGGCAAATCTTTATGGCTTGAAACTTTTGTCTTTGCTGGGCTATCAGCCGGAAATCAAGAGGTGCTTAATTTGCCACAAGGGGATTTTACTGACCAAAAATATCTTTGATTTTTCGCACGGGGGGATTATTTGCGAGAATTGCAAAAAGGTTTGCTTGATTGAGGATTATGTTTTAGTGGCTGATCAGGTGATTAAGTTATTGCAGTTAGGGCAGAAAAAGGACTTGGATTTTTTTGTAAATTTAGGAGTTGATAAAGAAACAATAACCCAGTTTAACCAGGTCGTTTCCAAGCTGCTTTTAGTCAATATGGAATGGCCGCTTAAGTCAATTGATTTTTTGCAAAAGTTGTCTTGACAGGGCAACTTTTTTTTGTTAAGGTCAGATAAGGAATTGAACATTAACAACATTACAAAACAAGCCCCGAATCACTTGCTTTGCTCGGGTACGGGGCAAGGAGGGAAAAGTGAATATCATTGAACGGATTAAAGCTAAGCTTAAATGCGCTTATGCTTATGGGCAAATTAAGAAATTCCATACTATAATTAGGCTGGAATTTAAAGATGGAGAGCATTTGACTCAGGAGGAAGAAGTTGAGCTCTTAAGGTTTATCAAAGAAAAGATTCAACCCAAAAGAGCTTACGTCTTATGCAGCCGGCAATATAAAGAATCAAATCTACCTTGGTCTGCCTTGTTACACTTGGAGGAATTTGAAATAGAGGGTAATTTTAAAGAACTGATCATGCAAGGGTTTAAAGTGAAAAGATAGGGGGAACAAATCCCCCTTTTCAATTCCCAAAAAGCCTCGAACCATGCACTACGTTTAGGTTCGGGGCAGGAAAGGAAAAAATAATGGGCAAAAAAGGAAGGTCTGTTACTCCGCGCAAAACTCCAAAATTTGAAAGGCGCAAAAAAGAAAGACGGACAAATTTTAAAACCCTAAACAAGGGTCTGCGCAGCAAAAATCCTAAACCGAAATCGCCGAAAAAAAATTATGTGGCAAAACTTGTGATTGGCAGGGATTTTTTCAAAAAGGTAAATAAGAAAACAGCTAGGAGGGAAAATGGGAAACAT from Patescibacteria group bacterium harbors:
- the recO gene encoding DNA repair protein RecO; this encodes MSQTYTTTALVLKRRDYQENDRLFCLYTKDFGKIDVLAKGTKKIISKLNPYLEPFYLIKVMIAKGKGFDKLANCNLIEGYQNLRQNLFGFALINYLAEITDRLIIGQTQNNDKFDLLLKILNILEQEISKKDKEKLLLLANLYGLKLLSLLGYQPEIKRCLICHKGILLTKNIFDFSHGGIICENCKKVCLIEDYVLVADQVIKLLQLGQKKDLDFFVNLGVDKETITQFNQVVSKLLLVNMEWPLKSIDFLQKLS